TTAATACGACGGAACTAACCCTTTTAATCGTGGGATCAACAATTGGTTCGGGAGTATTTGGAATTACCAGTGATTTAGCTACCGCGGCGGCTCCCGGACCAGCAATCATTGCCTGGATAATAGTAGGGATTGGCGTCTTGACTTTAGTTCTCTCCCTAACTAATCTTTCGCAAAAGCGGCCAGGCCTTGATTCAGGGATTTTCAGCTATGCGGCAGCTGCTTTTGGTCCGCTGGGCGAATTTATTTCTGGTTGGGCATACTGGCTTTCAGCGTGGCTCGGCAATATTGCTTTTGCGACGATTATGATGAGCGCCCTTGGAACGTTTTTCCCCAGCCTATTTGCCAATGGTCAAAACTTATTCTCAATTATTGTTGCAATTATTTTAACCTGGGTTTTGACATTCTTGGTAAATCGAGGGATCGAATCAGCGGCTTTCATCAATTCAATTGGGACAATCTGCAAGATTATTCCATTAGTCGTCTTTGTTATCTGTGTGATTCTTGGTTTTAAAGCTAAGATTTTTACTGCTGATTTCTGGGGCAATGTAACACAGAATCTCAGTTCAAAAATCGAAACTGGTTCAATCTATGACCAAGTAAAGGCCTCAATTATGGTAATGATGTGGCTATTTGTCGGCGTTGAAGGTGCCTCGGTTCTTTCTAGTCGTGCCAAAACACGGACTGATGCTGAACGGGCTTCCATCTTCGGTCTTATAAGCCTACTCGTTATCTACATTGTGGTTTCTATTCTGCCATACGGGGTAATGACCCGCGCCCAGTTAGCAGCTGGTGGTCAACCGGCGCTTGGTGCTATCATGCAACATCTGGTTGGAACATGGGGTGCCGCTCTGATCAGTATTGGATTGATCATCTCAGTATTAGTTTCGTGGCTCTCGTGGACAATGCTACCAGCTGAATCATTAATGCTAATGGCTAATGATGAAACCCTTCCAACATCATGGGGTAAGCTAAATGACAAAAAAGCGCCAACACGGGCATTAATAATCACCGGGGTTCTTCAATCAATCTTCCTCTTCTCTTTACTTTTCACTACCTATGCTTACAACTTTGCATATACGCTTTGTACGGCTGCGATTTTGATCTGTTACCTCCTTGTTGGCATTTACCAGATGATGTACAGTTGGCAACACCAAGAATGGGGACAATTTGTTATTGGACTAATCGCCACTCTCTTTGAACTGATGGCAATGGTTCTCTCTGGCTGGAAAGAAATAATGGTCGTTTCAGTCGGTTTTATTCCTGGATTCTTCTTTTACGTCCAAGCATGCAAGGAATTCCATCACTCAATCACAGTAAAGGAAAAATGGGCAATGGGGATTATCGCTGTCTTTGCGGTTATTTCTTTAGTATTAGTAATCAACGGAACAATTTCAATTAATTAATTGGACGAACAGAGTAGTAATAAAAAGATGATTACTACCTTTGGACTAGTGACGATGATCATTACCGCCATTTTTGGTTTTGGGAATGTTTCAAACGCCTACTTACAAATGGGTTACGGTAGTATTATTTGGTACGCATTAGCAGGGATTTGTTTCTTCTTTCCCTGTGGCTTGATGATGGCAGAGTACGGTTCCACATTTAAGGATGCTAAAGGGGGCATTTATTCCTGGCTTGCCGGTTCAGTTGGTGAACGAATCGCCTTTGTCGGTACTTTCGTATGGCTAGCATCTTGGATTGTATGGATGGTATCAACAGCATCACGGATTTGGATTACTTTTTCTGCGTTGCTTTTTGGTAAGGATACTACCCAACAATGGCATGCATTTGGTCTGACTTCGACTCAATTGATTGGGGTCCTTGGGATTCTGTTGATTCTTGGAACAACTTGGTGCAGTTCACGGGGAATGACCGCCATTGCTAAAGTTGGTTCACTTGGTGGTATTTTTACAATTGTTGTTAACATTATCTTTGTTATTGTCAGTGTTATTGTTTTAGTCGCCGATAAGGGAATCTTAAAGCAACCAATTCATGGTGCTTCAACTTTCATTACATCACCTAATCCACAATTCCAGACACCAATTGCCATTATTTCGTTTGTTGTTTATGCTATTTTTGCTTACGGTGGAATGGAATCATTAGGGTCTGTTACTGATAGTATGAAAAATCCGGAAAAGACATTCCCTCGTGGATTGATCATCGCAAGTATCTTTACAATTGGTACTTATGTCTTAATGATTTTCATGCTCGGTTGGTCAGTAAATTATCAACAAACTTTGACTAAGAGCAGCGTTAACCTTGGTAATGTTACCTATGTTGTCTTTAATCAATTAGGGGTTACCATGGGGGATACGCTTGGATGGTCGCACGGTGCTGCCCTTACTTTTGGACTTATCATGACGCGGATCGTTGCCTTTGCACAGACCCTTGGCTTTTTGGGCGCGTTGTTTATTCTGCTTTACTCCCCAATCAAGGCCTTCATTCTTGGTTCTAATCCAGAATTATGGCCAAAGAAACTTACGAAACTTAACAAGGCGGGGATGCCTGCAAATGCAATGTGGCTTCAAGCAATTATTGTTTCAATTATTGTTTTCTTGGTTGCCTTTGGTGGAAATGCTGCTCAACAGTTCTACTTGATTTTGACTGATATGGCGAACGTTTCAACTTGTTTCCCATATGTTTTCTTGATCGGGGCTTTCCCATTCTTTAAGGCAAAGAAGGACCTTGACCGGCCATTCGTTGTCTTTAAGAACCGTTTCTGGACGGATGTATTAGTATGTTTCGTTGAATTGATTTTAATTGTCGGAATCGTCTTTACGTTTGTTCAACCACTATTACAAAAAGATTATCAAACAGCTTTCTGGACACTTGCTGGACCAATCTTCTTTGCAATCGTTGCGTTGGTCTTCTATCAAATTTCCGCAAAGCGTCACCATGTTGAAGGGTAAAAGTGGGAAATAACCTTCTCGACAAGGCGGTGGGCTAAGCTAGAACGATGATTAGCACGGCACGGGCTGATTATCGTTCGTACTTAGACTCGAGCCTTGTGGCGACGCGAAGCTAGTTCCACGTTATCTTACTATTATTCATAATAAGTAATTGAGGCTGAGAGAAAACAAAAGTTTTCTCCCAGCCATGGACAAGGAACCGGGCAAAGGGAAGACTTTTATTGCGTTATTAATCCAACATATTACAATGGCCCAGATTTCAAGTTCTGCTGCTGTCTTAGCTTACTATACTTTGCTATCTATTTTTCCGGCCGTGATGGTAGTAGGAAATTTATTACCAATGATTGGAATTGATGCTAAGACGATTTTAGCCTACCTTTCAACTGCAATTCCTGAATCTGTCTATAGCTTTATCCAGCCGTTAATCTATGATTTTTTACGGCGAGGGAGTGGTGGTATCCTGACAACTGGGGCCTTGATTGCTCTTTGGTCGACCAGTCAGGGAATTGCCGCTTTTCAACGCAGCGTTAATCATGCGTATGGGATTGCGGAAAATCAGAATCCGGTGATGAACCGAATCGTCTCGTTTATTTGGATGATTGTATTATTGGTAATTATTTTTATTATTATTATTTTGTACGGTTTTGGTGAACAAGTCCTAAAGAGTATTCAGCCGATTTTTAATTTTCGGCGTGACTACATTTTATTGTTTAGCTCATTAAGATGGCCAGTAACATTTGGCGTCTTATTTATTGCTCTTGCTCTTTTGTATTACTTTGTTCCTAATGCGAAGGTTCGGTTGCGCTATGCACTTGCTGGGTCATTCTTGGCGTCTTTGTTATGGATGGGATTATCACGTTTATTCTCGTTCTATACCTTATTATTTAGTCACGGGGTAATTTCCTACAAGACAATTGGAGCTTTTATTGCCATGATGGTATGGCTTGACTTTTCTGGCTATATCATCATGCTGGGGGCGGCTCTCAATGCTGCTTTGCAAGAATGCCATGAAGGTGAATTGCACGCCAAGAAACACTTTTGGCAACTGGTAGAAAGAAAGAGTACAAACAAAAATGGAGGCTAGATGCGTACATTAAGCTTAACTTTCAAGGGTAGTCTTGGTAAAAAGCATTCATTAAAGTTGAACTATGCCAGTGGTGATCTTGATGCCGAAACCGTTCGGAAGGCAATGCAAGAAATTGCACAAACCCACCTTTTTACTAAAGAAGGCGAAGATATTTATCAGCAACCTCTTTCTGCAAAATACATTGATACTGTTTCTACCGTTATCTTTAACGACGAACAAAAGTAAATGCAAATGGTTCGTAATTTCAAGTCCGCTAAAATTCAACTCACCCTCACTAACAGTGAACATCCCAAGGGCGTTAAACATCCCTTTAACAACATTATTGAGGAAGTCACTAATGAGCAGGTAGCACAATTTAGTGCAGCAATTGAAATGCTTACTGCTGAAAAATGCCTTGATACAGATATTATCGTTACTAGTCAAGTCGCATTGAACAACTAAATGGCAAAAATTTCGAAAATTGAGGCACAAAAACGGAAGGGTCGATATAACATATACCTTGATGGTAAGTATGCTTTTCCGGTTGCAGAAAGTGTTTTGATTCAGTTCCGTTTGATGAAGGGAACCGAGCTAGATGAAAAGCAAATCGCAGCCATTGCGACTGCTGATCAGCAAGCAAAGGCATATTCTCGGATGCTTGATTACCTTTCTTACCAGATGCGGACGGAAAGCGATATCATTAAGAAGCTAAAAGAAATTGATACGCCAGAAGAGTTTGTTGAGCCAATCTTGAAAAAGCTGCGCGGTCAACAGTTAATCGATGATCATGCCTATGCAGCTTCCTATGTCCGCACGATGATTAATACAGACTTAAAGGGCCCTAGGGTAATTCGTCAATACTTACGACAAAAAGGGATTGGCGAAAACGATATTGATGATGCTTTAACGCAATTTACTCCCGAAGTTCAAGCAGAATTGGCAAAAAAGTTAGCTGGAAAGTTATTTCGCCGTTATCGAAACCAGCCAGAGCGGCGACGAGAACAAAAAGTAAAACAGGGGGTTATGACAAAAGGCTTCTCTAGTAGTGTGTATGAAATGATTAAGGATGAAGTTGTTCCACAACCTGATCTGGAGCAAGAGAACGACCTTTTAGCAAAAGAAGCAGCGAAGCAATGGCATCGGACTCGCCGTTACCAAGGCTACGAGCGTGAGCAGCATTTTAAGCAGGCAATGTATCATAAGGGTTTTGACCTTGACGATGTCCAAAGCTGGTTAGCTACGCAAGATTTCCAATAAGTGAATATTAAAATCTTAGTGGCTGTCCATAAAAATTATCGGATGCCAGATGATCCAATATATTTACCAGTTTTTGTTGGTAAAGAGATTCACCCGACTGTTAACCATACATTTCAGGGTGATAACACCGGAGATAATATTTCAAAAAAGAATCCGCACTACAATGAATTAACAGCTTTGTACTGGGGATGGAAAAATCTTGATGTGGATGCGTTAGGATTAGTCCACTACCGTCGTTACTTAACGATGGGACACTCAAAGGATCTTTCAACTCTCCTCAATCATGAACAAGTTGAAGAGTTGTTGAAAGATGCTGATGTAATCTTGCCAAAGAAGCGGCATTACTATATCGAAACAAATGAATCACATTACCTCCATGTTCATGAG
The genomic region above belongs to Limosilactobacillus reuteri and contains:
- a CDS encoding basic amino acid/polyamine antiporter is translated as MSEKKGINTTELTLLIVGSTIGSGVFGITSDLATAAAPGPAIIAWIIVGIGVLTLVLSLTNLSQKRPGLDSGIFSYAAAAFGPLGEFISGWAYWLSAWLGNIAFATIMMSALGTFFPSLFANGQNLFSIIVAIILTWVLTFLVNRGIESAAFINSIGTICKIIPLVVFVICVILGFKAKIFTADFWGNVTQNLSSKIETGSIYDQVKASIMVMMWLFVGVEGASVLSSRAKTRTDAERASIFGLISLLVIYIVVSILPYGVMTRAQLAAGGQPALGAIMQHLVGTWGAALISIGLIISVLVSWLSWTMLPAESLMLMANDETLPTSWGKLNDKKAPTRALIITGVLQSIFLFSLLFTTYAYNFAYTLCTAAILICYLLVGIYQMMYSWQHQEWGQFVIGLIATLFELMAMVLSGWKEIMVVSVGFIPGFFFYVQACKEFHHSITVKEKWAMGIIAVFAVISLVLVINGTISIN
- the yjeM gene encoding glutamate/gamma-aminobutyrate family transporter YjeM — protein: MDEQSSNKKMITTFGLVTMIITAIFGFGNVSNAYLQMGYGSIIWYALAGICFFFPCGLMMAEYGSTFKDAKGGIYSWLAGSVGERIAFVGTFVWLASWIVWMVSTASRIWITFSALLFGKDTTQQWHAFGLTSTQLIGVLGILLILGTTWCSSRGMTAIAKVGSLGGIFTIVVNIIFVIVSVIVLVADKGILKQPIHGASTFITSPNPQFQTPIAIISFVVYAIFAYGGMESLGSVTDSMKNPEKTFPRGLIIASIFTIGTYVLMIFMLGWSVNYQQTLTKSSVNLGNVTYVVFNQLGVTMGDTLGWSHGAALTFGLIMTRIVAFAQTLGFLGALFILLYSPIKAFILGSNPELWPKKLTKLNKAGMPANAMWLQAIIVSIIVFLVAFGGNAAQQFYLILTDMANVSTCFPYVFLIGAFPFFKAKKDLDRPFVVFKNRFWTDVLVCFVELILIVGIVFTFVQPLLQKDYQTAFWTLAGPIFFAIVALVFYQISAKRHHVEG
- a CDS encoding YihY/virulence factor BrkB family protein, with amino-acid sequence MDKEPGKGKTFIALLIQHITMAQISSSAAVLAYYTLLSIFPAVMVVGNLLPMIGIDAKTILAYLSTAIPESVYSFIQPLIYDFLRRGSGGILTTGALIALWSTSQGIAAFQRSVNHAYGIAENQNPVMNRIVSFIWMIVLLVIIFIIIILYGFGEQVLKSIQPIFNFRRDYILLFSSLRWPVTFGVLFIALALLYYFVPNAKVRLRYALAGSFLASLLWMGLSRLFSFYTLLFSHGVISYKTIGAFIAMMVWLDFSGYIIMLGAALNAALQECHEGELHAKKHFWQLVERKSTNKNGG
- a CDS encoding DUF2922 domain-containing protein encodes the protein MRTLSLTFKGSLGKKHSLKLNYASGDLDAETVRKAMQEIAQTHLFTKEGEDIYQQPLSAKYIDTVSTVIFNDEQK
- the recX gene encoding recombination regulator RecX, which produces MAKISKIEAQKRKGRYNIYLDGKYAFPVAESVLIQFRLMKGTELDEKQIAAIATADQQAKAYSRMLDYLSYQMRTESDIIKKLKEIDTPEEFVEPILKKLRGQQLIDDHAYAASYVRTMINTDLKGPRVIRQYLRQKGIGENDIDDALTQFTPEVQAELAKKLAGKLFRRYRNQPERRREQKVKQGVMTKGFSSSVYEMIKDEVVPQPDLEQENDLLAKEAAKQWHRTRRYQGYEREQHFKQAMYHKGFDLDDVQSWLATQDFQ
- a CDS encoding DUF4422 domain-containing protein, whose translation is MNIKILVAVHKNYRMPDDPIYLPVFVGKEIHPTVNHTFQGDNTGDNISKKNPHYNELTALYWGWKNLDVDALGLVHYRRYLTMGHSKDLSTLLNHEQVEELLKDADVILPKKRHYYIETNESHYLHVHEHAPLEITRQVLKEKYPQYLPAFEKVMKQTSAHYFNMMIMKKQPLDEYCTWLFDVLGEVEKKVDYSDYTPYEQRVFGFLSELLLDTWLLTNPQYKTVEVNRVFLEKQNWPLKIAKFLKRKVTGHGEH